In a genomic window of Jaculus jaculus isolate mJacJac1 chromosome 8, mJacJac1.mat.Y.cur, whole genome shotgun sequence:
- the Sys1 gene encoding protein SYS1 homolog isoform X1, with translation MAGQFRSYVWDPLLILSQIVLMQTVYYGSLGLWLALVDALVRSSPSLDQMFDAEILGFSTPPGRLSMMSFVLNALTCALGLLYFIRRGKQCLDFTVTVHFFHLLGCWFYSSRFPSALTWWLVQAVCIALMAVIGEYLCMRTELKEIPLNSAPKSNV, from the exons ATGGCGGGCCAGTTCCGCAGCTACGTGTGGGACCCGTTGCTGATCCTGTCGCAGATCGTGCTCATGCAGACGGTCTACTACGGCTCCCTGGGCCTGTGGCTGGCGCTGGTGGATGCGCTGGTCCGGAGCAGCCCCTCGCTGGACCAGATGTTCGATGCCGAG ATCCTGGGCTTTTCCACCCCTCCAGGCCGGCTCTCCATGATGTCATTCGTCCTCAACGCCCTCACCTG TGCCCTGGGCCTGCTGTACTTCATCCGGCGAGGGAAGCAGTGTCTGGATTTCACTGTCACTGTCCATTTCTTTCACCTCCTGGGCTGCTGGTTCTACAGCTCCCGTTTCCCTTCAGCGCTGACCTGGTGGCTGGTCCAGGCTGTGTGCATTGCACTTATGGCTGTCATCGGGGAGTACCTGTGCATGCGGACGGAGCTCAAGGAGATCCCCCTCAACTCAGCCCCTAAGTCCAATGTCTAG
- the Sys1 gene encoding protein SYS1 homolog isoform X2: MAGQFRSYVWDPLLILSQIVLMQTVYYGSLGLWLALVDALVRSSPSLDQMFDAEILGFSTPPGRLSMMSFVLNALTWG; this comes from the exons ATGGCGGGCCAGTTCCGCAGCTACGTGTGGGACCCGTTGCTGATCCTGTCGCAGATCGTGCTCATGCAGACGGTCTACTACGGCTCCCTGGGCCTGTGGCTGGCGCTGGTGGATGCGCTGGTCCGGAGCAGCCCCTCGCTGGACCAGATGTTCGATGCCGAG ATCCTGGGCTTTTCCACCCCTCCAGGCCGGCTCTCCATGATGTCATTCGTCCTCAACGCCCTCACCTG